Proteins encoded by one window of Seriola aureovittata isolate HTS-2021-v1 ecotype China chromosome 4, ASM2101889v1, whole genome shotgun sequence:
- the LOC130167587 gene encoding ion channel TACAN-like isoform X3 codes for MPQGLTNVLEEWKGLDDEYQQLQETHRMYLQKLDEISKLQNNCSSSISRQRKRLKEISQRVKECNKGPSDEDAKNMDEIKEKIKTRPNAFFEMESFLPKKNGLYLSLVLGNVNVTLLSKQSKFAYKDEYEKFKLCSTVLLLLCSFICCFFVSYRFLDAILNFLLVWYYCTLTIRESILITNGSRCDADMARWEPLQGIQEPVPRLLLVSKFCSVSAVLLSEWMSVQTTSPGRKTQHGSDRGGISVVDVERADVSFTLPLFWSFLAALQWPLSLQNGSAPRL; via the exons ATGCCTCAGGGTTTAACAAACGTTCTGGAAGAGTGGAAAGGTTTGGACGACGAATATCAGCAACTTCAG GAGACACACCGAATGTACTTACAGAAACTGGATGAAATTTCCAAACTACAAAACAACTGCTCCTCCTCAATTTCCCGTCAGCGGAAAAGACTGAAGGAGATATCCCAGCGAGTGAAAGA ATGCAACAAAGGACCATCAGACGAAGATGCTAAAAACATGGATGAgattaaagagaaaatcaagACACGACCAAATGCTTTCTTTGAAATGGAATCTTTTCTTCCCAAGAAAAATGG GTTGTATCTCAGTCTGGTCCTTGGAAATGTGAATGTCACTCTTCTCAGCAAGCAGTCAAA GTTTGCCTacaaagatgaatatgagaagTTCAAGCTGTGCTCCAcagtcctcctgctgctgtgctcCTTCATATGCTGTTTCTTTGTGAGCTACAG ATTTCTCGATGCAATCCTCAATTTCCTGCTGGTGTGGTACTATTGTACATTAACTATCAGGGAAAGCATCCTCATCACTAATGGCTCCAG GTGTGATGCTGACATG GCCAGATGGGAACCTCTACAAGGCATTCAGGAACCAGTTCCTCGCCTACTGCTTGTATCAAA GTTTTGTTCAGTGTCTGCAGTGCTATTATCAGAGTGGATGTCTGTACAGACTACGAGCCCTGGGAGAAAGACACAACATGGATCTGACCGTGG AGGGATTTCAGTCGTGGATGTGGAAAGGGCTGACGTTTCTTTTACCCTTCCTCTTTTTTGGTCAT TTCTGGCAGCTCTTCAatggcctctctctcttcagaaTGGCTCAGCTCCCAGACTGTAA
- the LOC130167587 gene encoding ion channel TACAN-like isoform X1, whose protein sequence is MPQGLTNVLEEWKGLDDEYQQLQETHRMYLQKLDEISKLQNNCSSSISRQRKRLKEISQRVKECNKGPSDEDAKNMDEIKEKIKTRPNAFFEMESFLPKKNGLYLSLVLGNVNVTLLSKQSKFAYKDEYEKFKLCSTVLLLLCSFICCFFVSYRFLDAILNFLLVWYYCTLTIRESILITNGSRIKGWWVFHHYVSTFLSGVMLTWPDGNLYKAFRNQFLAYCLYQSFVQCLQCYYQSGCLYRLRALGERHNMDLTVEGFQSWMWKGLTFLLPFLFFGHFWQLFNGLSLFRMAQLPDCKEWQVLMCGLCFLILFMGNFFTTLAVVRQKLKSRNQKPKSL, encoded by the exons ATGCCTCAGGGTTTAACAAACGTTCTGGAAGAGTGGAAAGGTTTGGACGACGAATATCAGCAACTTCAG GAGACACACCGAATGTACTTACAGAAACTGGATGAAATTTCCAAACTACAAAACAACTGCTCCTCCTCAATTTCCCGTCAGCGGAAAAGACTGAAGGAGATATCCCAGCGAGTGAAAGA ATGCAACAAAGGACCATCAGACGAAGATGCTAAAAACATGGATGAgattaaagagaaaatcaagACACGACCAAATGCTTTCTTTGAAATGGAATCTTTTCTTCCCAAGAAAAATGG GTTGTATCTCAGTCTGGTCCTTGGAAATGTGAATGTCACTCTTCTCAGCAAGCAGTCAAA GTTTGCCTacaaagatgaatatgagaagTTCAAGCTGTGCTCCAcagtcctcctgctgctgtgctcCTTCATATGCTGTTTCTTTGTGAGCTACAG ATTTCTCGATGCAATCCTCAATTTCCTGCTGGTGTGGTACTATTGTACATTAACTATCAGGGAAAGCATCCTCATCACTAATGGCTCCAG AATTAAAGGCTGGTGGGTTTTTCATCACTACGTCTCAACTTTTTTGTCAGGTGTGATGCTGACATG GCCAGATGGGAACCTCTACAAGGCATTCAGGAACCAGTTCCTCGCCTACTGCTTGTATCAAA GTTTTGTTCAGTGTCTGCAGTGCTATTATCAGAGTGGATGTCTGTACAGACTACGAGCCCTGGGAGAAAGACACAACATGGATCTGACCGTGG AGGGATTTCAGTCGTGGATGTGGAAAGGGCTGACGTTTCTTTTACCCTTCCTCTTTTTTGGTCAT TTCTGGCAGCTCTTCAatggcctctctctcttcagaaTGGCTCAGCTCCCAGACTGTAAAGAATGGCAG GTCTTGATGTGTGGTCTCTGCTTCCTTATTCTGTTCATGGGAAATTTCTTCACCACTCTTGCTGTGGTGCGTCAGAAGCTCAAGagcagaaaccagaaaccaaaGAGTCTGTGA
- the LOC130167587 gene encoding ion channel TACAN-like isoform X2: protein MYLQKLDEISKLQNNCSSSISRQRKRLKEISQRVKECNKGPSDEDAKNMDEIKEKIKTRPNAFFEMESFLPKKNGLYLSLVLGNVNVTLLSKQSKFAYKDEYEKFKLCSTVLLLLCSFICCFFVSYRFLDAILNFLLVWYYCTLTIRESILITNGSRIKGWWVFHHYVSTFLSGVMLTWPDGNLYKAFRNQFLAYCLYQSFVQCLQCYYQSGCLYRLRALGERHNMDLTVEGFQSWMWKGLTFLLPFLFFGHFWQLFNGLSLFRMAQLPDCKEWQVLMCGLCFLILFMGNFFTTLAVVRQKLKSRNQKPKSL, encoded by the exons ATGTACTTACAGAAACTGGATGAAATTTCCAAACTACAAAACAACTGCTCCTCCTCAATTTCCCGTCAGCGGAAAAGACTGAAGGAGATATCCCAGCGAGTGAAAGA ATGCAACAAAGGACCATCAGACGAAGATGCTAAAAACATGGATGAgattaaagagaaaatcaagACACGACCAAATGCTTTCTTTGAAATGGAATCTTTTCTTCCCAAGAAAAATGG GTTGTATCTCAGTCTGGTCCTTGGAAATGTGAATGTCACTCTTCTCAGCAAGCAGTCAAA GTTTGCCTacaaagatgaatatgagaagTTCAAGCTGTGCTCCAcagtcctcctgctgctgtgctcCTTCATATGCTGTTTCTTTGTGAGCTACAG ATTTCTCGATGCAATCCTCAATTTCCTGCTGGTGTGGTACTATTGTACATTAACTATCAGGGAAAGCATCCTCATCACTAATGGCTCCAG AATTAAAGGCTGGTGGGTTTTTCATCACTACGTCTCAACTTTTTTGTCAGGTGTGATGCTGACATG GCCAGATGGGAACCTCTACAAGGCATTCAGGAACCAGTTCCTCGCCTACTGCTTGTATCAAA GTTTTGTTCAGTGTCTGCAGTGCTATTATCAGAGTGGATGTCTGTACAGACTACGAGCCCTGGGAGAAAGACACAACATGGATCTGACCGTGG AGGGATTTCAGTCGTGGATGTGGAAAGGGCTGACGTTTCTTTTACCCTTCCTCTTTTTTGGTCAT TTCTGGCAGCTCTTCAatggcctctctctcttcagaaTGGCTCAGCTCCCAGACTGTAAAGAATGGCAG GTCTTGATGTGTGGTCTCTGCTTCCTTATTCTGTTCATGGGAAATTTCTTCACCACTCTTGCTGTGGTGCGTCAGAAGCTCAAGagcagaaaccagaaaccaaaGAGTCTGTGA
- the porb gene encoding P450 (cytochrome) oxidoreductase b isoform X1, which produces MADMDAETTTHTEPMADEEEPLFSNLDLFLFSLIVGLLIYWFMSRKKPDPIPEFKKLDTPAPTTRETSFIEKMKKTGKNIIVFYGSQTGTAEEFANRLSKDAQRYGMKGMAADPEEYDMGELSRLSEIENSLAIFCMATYGEGDPTDNAQDFYDWLQENDDEDLSGLNYTVFALGNKTYEHYNAMGKYVDKRLEELRANRIFDLGLGDDDGNLEEDFISWREQFWPAICEHFGVEALGDDSSIRQYELQEHTDINMNKVYTGEIGRLKSFEVQKPPFDSKNPFLAPVTVNRRLNKAGDRHLMHLELDITGSKIRYESGDHVAVFPTNDSALVNKLGHILGVDLDVVISLNNLDDESNKKHPFPCPTTYRTALTHYLDITHPPRTNVLYELAQYAADPKDQENMRKMASSSPEGKALYQSWVLDASRNILAILEDMPTLRPPIDHLCELMPRLQARYYSIASSSKVHPNSIHICAVVVEYKTKTGRMNKGVATNWLKNKLISDNGHKSTVPMYIRKSQFRLPFKATNPVIMIGPGTGIAPFMGFIQERGWLKEQGKEVGETVMYFGCRHKNEDYLYQEELEEAEKNGVLTQLNVAFSRDQEQKVYVQHLLKNNKEDLWKLIHTENAHIYICGDARNMAKDVQTTFHEIAEEMGGMVRTQATDYIKKLMTKGRYSQDVWS; this is translated from the exons ATGGCAGACATGGACGCTGagaccaccacacacacagagcccatGGCGGATGAAGAGGAGCCTCTTTTCAGCAACCTGgacctcttcctcttttccctgATAGTCGGCCTTCTCATTTATTGGTTCATGTCCCGCAAGAAGCCTGATCCCATCCCTGAATTCAAGAAGCTCGACACACC agcACCCACCACAAGAGAGACAAGTTTCattgagaaaatgaagaaaacc GGCAAGAACATCATCGTGTTCTACGGCTCCCAGACGGGCACAGCAGAGGAATTTGCTAACAGACTGTCCAAAGATGCTCAGCGTTATGGCATGAAAGGAATGGCAGCAGATCCAGAGGAGTATGACATG GGGGAACTGTCCCGTCTGTCGGAGATTGAAAACTCCCTTGCCATATTTTGCATGGCCACCTATGGCGAAGGAGACCCAACAGATAACGCCCAGGACTTCTATGACTGGCTGCaggaaaatgatgatgaagaccTCAGCGGACTAAACTACACT GTATTCGCTTTGGGCAACAAGACATATGAACACTACAATGCAATGGGAAAATATGTTGACAAAAGGCTGGAAGAACTGAGAGCCAACCGCATCTTTGACCTCGGGTTGGGAGACGATGATGGGAA TCTGGAAGAGGACTTCATTTCATGGAGAGAGCAGTTCTGGCCGGCCATCTGTGAGCACTTTGGAGTGGAAGCCTTAGGAGATGATTCAAG CATACGGCAGTACGAGCTGCAGGAGCACACTGACATCAACATGAACAAAGTGTACACAGGAGAGATTGGTCGCCTGAAGAGTTTTGAGGTCCAGAAGCC GCCCTTTGATTCGAAAAACCCTTTCCTAGCCCCAGTCACTGTCAACCGCAGACTCAACAAAGCTGGTGATAGACACCTAATGCACCTGGAACTCGACATAACAGGCTCCAAGATCAG ATATGAGTCAGGAGACCACGTTGCTGTTTTCCCTACAAATGACTCTGCGCTGGTGAACAAGCTGGGACACATCCTTGGAGTGGACCTTGATGTGGTTATCTCTCTCAACAACCTTGATG atgagtCCAACAAGAAGCACCCTTTCCCCTGCCCCACCACCTACCGCACGGCCCTCACTCACTACCTGGACATCACACACCCCCCTCGCACCAATGTCCTCTACGAGCTGGCACAGTACGCCGCTGACCCCAAAGACCAGGAGAACATGCGCAAGatggcctcctcctcccccgAGGGCAAG GCTCTCTATCAGAGCTGGGTGTTGGATGCCAGTAGAAACATCCTCGCCATCCTGGAGGATATGCCTACTTTGAGGCCTCCCATTGACCATCTGTGTGAGCTGATGCCTCGGCTCCAGGCTCGCTATTATTCCATTGCCTCCTCCTCTAAA GTTCACCCCAACAGTATCCACATCTGTGCCGTAGTCGTGGAGTACAAGACCAAGACTGGCCGCATGAACAAAGGAGTTGCCACCAACtggctgaaaaacaaactgatctcTGACAATGGCCACAAGTCCACTGTTCCCATGTACATCCGCAAATCTCAGTTCCGCCTGCCCTTCAAAGCCACCAACCCAGTGATCATGATCGGCCCTGGGACAGGAATCGCTCCCTTCATGGGCTTCATCCAGGAGAGGGGCTGGCTAAAAGAGCAAG GAAAGGAGGTTGGAGAGACGGTGATGTACTTTGGCTGCAGGCATAAGAATGAGGATTATCTCtaccaggaggagctggaggaagcagagaagaaTGGAGTCCTAACACAGCTTAATGTTGCCTTCTCCAGAGACCAGGAGCAGAAG GTGTACGTGCAGCATCTCCTGAAGAATAATAAGGAGGACCTCTGGAAGCTGATTCACACAGAAAACGCTCATATCTACATCTGCGG GGATGCAAGAAACATGGCTAAGGATGTGCAGACGACCTTCCATGAAATCGCAGAAGAAATGGGAGGCATGGTGCGCACCCAGGCCACAGATTACATCAAGAAACTGATGACCAAGGGACGCTACTCACAAGATGTCTGGAGTTAA
- the porb gene encoding P450 (cytochrome) oxidoreductase b isoform X2, with the protein MGCVFSLPEDRRDAAERAPTTRETSFIEKMKKTGKNIIVFYGSQTGTAEEFANRLSKDAQRYGMKGMAADPEEYDMGELSRLSEIENSLAIFCMATYGEGDPTDNAQDFYDWLQENDDEDLSGLNYTVFALGNKTYEHYNAMGKYVDKRLEELRANRIFDLGLGDDDGNLEEDFISWREQFWPAICEHFGVEALGDDSSIRQYELQEHTDINMNKVYTGEIGRLKSFEVQKPPFDSKNPFLAPVTVNRRLNKAGDRHLMHLELDITGSKIRYESGDHVAVFPTNDSALVNKLGHILGVDLDVVISLNNLDDESNKKHPFPCPTTYRTALTHYLDITHPPRTNVLYELAQYAADPKDQENMRKMASSSPEGKALYQSWVLDASRNILAILEDMPTLRPPIDHLCELMPRLQARYYSIASSSKVHPNSIHICAVVVEYKTKTGRMNKGVATNWLKNKLISDNGHKSTVPMYIRKSQFRLPFKATNPVIMIGPGTGIAPFMGFIQERGWLKEQGKEVGETVMYFGCRHKNEDYLYQEELEEAEKNGVLTQLNVAFSRDQEQKVYVQHLLKNNKEDLWKLIHTENAHIYICGDARNMAKDVQTTFHEIAEEMGGMVRTQATDYIKKLMTKGRYSQDVWS; encoded by the exons ATGGGCTGTGTCTTCTCCCTGCCAGAGGACAGGAGAGATGCTGCTGAGAG agcACCCACCACAAGAGAGACAAGTTTCattgagaaaatgaagaaaacc GGCAAGAACATCATCGTGTTCTACGGCTCCCAGACGGGCACAGCAGAGGAATTTGCTAACAGACTGTCCAAAGATGCTCAGCGTTATGGCATGAAAGGAATGGCAGCAGATCCAGAGGAGTATGACATG GGGGAACTGTCCCGTCTGTCGGAGATTGAAAACTCCCTTGCCATATTTTGCATGGCCACCTATGGCGAAGGAGACCCAACAGATAACGCCCAGGACTTCTATGACTGGCTGCaggaaaatgatgatgaagaccTCAGCGGACTAAACTACACT GTATTCGCTTTGGGCAACAAGACATATGAACACTACAATGCAATGGGAAAATATGTTGACAAAAGGCTGGAAGAACTGAGAGCCAACCGCATCTTTGACCTCGGGTTGGGAGACGATGATGGGAA TCTGGAAGAGGACTTCATTTCATGGAGAGAGCAGTTCTGGCCGGCCATCTGTGAGCACTTTGGAGTGGAAGCCTTAGGAGATGATTCAAG CATACGGCAGTACGAGCTGCAGGAGCACACTGACATCAACATGAACAAAGTGTACACAGGAGAGATTGGTCGCCTGAAGAGTTTTGAGGTCCAGAAGCC GCCCTTTGATTCGAAAAACCCTTTCCTAGCCCCAGTCACTGTCAACCGCAGACTCAACAAAGCTGGTGATAGACACCTAATGCACCTGGAACTCGACATAACAGGCTCCAAGATCAG ATATGAGTCAGGAGACCACGTTGCTGTTTTCCCTACAAATGACTCTGCGCTGGTGAACAAGCTGGGACACATCCTTGGAGTGGACCTTGATGTGGTTATCTCTCTCAACAACCTTGATG atgagtCCAACAAGAAGCACCCTTTCCCCTGCCCCACCACCTACCGCACGGCCCTCACTCACTACCTGGACATCACACACCCCCCTCGCACCAATGTCCTCTACGAGCTGGCACAGTACGCCGCTGACCCCAAAGACCAGGAGAACATGCGCAAGatggcctcctcctcccccgAGGGCAAG GCTCTCTATCAGAGCTGGGTGTTGGATGCCAGTAGAAACATCCTCGCCATCCTGGAGGATATGCCTACTTTGAGGCCTCCCATTGACCATCTGTGTGAGCTGATGCCTCGGCTCCAGGCTCGCTATTATTCCATTGCCTCCTCCTCTAAA GTTCACCCCAACAGTATCCACATCTGTGCCGTAGTCGTGGAGTACAAGACCAAGACTGGCCGCATGAACAAAGGAGTTGCCACCAACtggctgaaaaacaaactgatctcTGACAATGGCCACAAGTCCACTGTTCCCATGTACATCCGCAAATCTCAGTTCCGCCTGCCCTTCAAAGCCACCAACCCAGTGATCATGATCGGCCCTGGGACAGGAATCGCTCCCTTCATGGGCTTCATCCAGGAGAGGGGCTGGCTAAAAGAGCAAG GAAAGGAGGTTGGAGAGACGGTGATGTACTTTGGCTGCAGGCATAAGAATGAGGATTATCTCtaccaggaggagctggaggaagcagagaagaaTGGAGTCCTAACACAGCTTAATGTTGCCTTCTCCAGAGACCAGGAGCAGAAG GTGTACGTGCAGCATCTCCTGAAGAATAATAAGGAGGACCTCTGGAAGCTGATTCACACAGAAAACGCTCATATCTACATCTGCGG GGATGCAAGAAACATGGCTAAGGATGTGCAGACGACCTTCCATGAAATCGCAGAAGAAATGGGAGGCATGGTGCGCACCCAGGCCACAGATTACATCAAGAAACTGATGACCAAGGGACGCTACTCACAAGATGTCTGGAGTTAA